The following proteins come from a genomic window of Streptomyces sp. GS7:
- a CDS encoding RBBP9/YdeN family alpha/beta hydrolase, with the protein MVAYVIIPGIDGSDERHWQSLWEKRWGPSAVRIAPASWSRPDLPDWAAAIQAAYEVASRRDNRVALVAHSLGCWAAAHWLEQARPDTAAAFLVAPPNPQGPAFPREAASTFLSLSARPLPCPSLMVASDDDPYCDPTTSASFAHEWQAQGHLIRSRGHINSDSDLGDWQTGLELLRRLVDC; encoded by the coding sequence ATGGTCGCGTACGTCATCATCCCTGGGATCGACGGTTCGGACGAGCGGCACTGGCAGAGCTTGTGGGAGAAGCGATGGGGGCCCTCAGCGGTCCGGATCGCACCGGCCTCGTGGAGCAGACCGGACCTGCCGGACTGGGCTGCCGCAATCCAGGCTGCCTACGAGGTCGCTTCCCGGCGTGACAACCGGGTGGCGTTGGTGGCTCACAGCCTTGGCTGCTGGGCAGCCGCGCACTGGCTGGAGCAGGCGCGACCCGACACGGCGGCGGCGTTCCTGGTCGCGCCTCCCAATCCCCAGGGACCGGCGTTCCCACGTGAGGCCGCATCGACGTTCCTGAGCCTGTCCGCTCGCCCTTTGCCGTGCCCGAGCCTGATGGTGGCCAGCGACGACGACCCCTACTGCGACCCGACGACGTCCGCCTCCTTCGCGCACGAGTGGCAGGCGCAAGGCCATCTCATCCGAAGCCGCGGCCACATCAATTCCGACAGCGACCTCGGTGACTGGCAGACGGGCCTGGAACTCCTTCGCAGGCTCGTCGACTGCTGA
- a CDS encoding Lrp/AsnC family transcriptional regulator: protein MESLDEIDRAILELLQTDGRLTGAEVGRRIGLSQPAASARIQRLEKNGIITSYRAVVAPAAVGLNIHAIVRLRTTHAQLSQALTLAAHTPEVVSTLRVTGEDCLLLDVHCSHAERLEQVVDSLARYGPVTTSLVLRSYPPKSLPTAPSTTS from the coding sequence ATGGAATCACTCGACGAGATCGACCGTGCCATCTTGGAACTGCTCCAAACCGACGGGCGGCTCACCGGAGCCGAGGTCGGACGCCGAATCGGGCTGTCCCAGCCGGCAGCCAGCGCCCGCATCCAACGCCTGGAGAAGAACGGGATCATCACCAGCTACCGTGCCGTCGTCGCCCCAGCCGCAGTCGGATTGAACATCCACGCCATCGTCCGGCTACGCACCACCCACGCGCAGCTGTCCCAAGCACTCACCCTTGCCGCCCACACTCCCGAGGTCGTCTCGACCCTCCGCGTGACTGGCGAGGACTGCCTGCTGCTCGACGTGCACTGTTCTCACGCCGAACGCCTTGAACAGGTCGTGGACTCCCTCGCCCGCTACGGACCGGTCACCACCTCACTCGTCCTACGCAGCTACCCGCCCAAGTCGTTGCCAACGGCACCGTCAACAACGTCCTGA
- a CDS encoding sensor histidine kinase, producing the protein MRTSLAAAAASAVLLGGGAAWVHHTVFDQAMAATRERAAVEAAHLESILSGGSTPWGVKEWMALPYSENLPYEIVAGKDTYVASSPELQPFDHGGPTLPAPDRGGIQFNLPGRNGPLPPDDIQITPQDGAHLGTPAGSRGNPLAGRTFPVVAIGMAAKDVHPRQGVKLLRKLGDGENVAIYVLVTPFEAQAATDAIDRILLPAVPLGVLLVAAVAYLATARALRPVEAIRARTAAVTATNPRERVDIPDTADEISALATTINATLERLDAAATAQRRFVADAAHELRSPLTTLLAGLEIALAYPDKTEWPTVGTRAASQARRLQTLANDLLLLARLDATSPSAPTDIDLADLVSSLANDYAAQTRGHPQVHCTTKGPAAVLAAPGALERILRNLLDNATRYAHHRVDLTIHTEPAAEGSGSAGAVVVEVRDDGPGIPAHQRERIFERFTRLDDARDRDSGGAGLGLAIARELAERHHAVLQAATSATGAHFILRWPKANPSNSNQLLY; encoded by the coding sequence GTGCGCACCTCATTGGCGGCTGCGGCCGCCAGTGCCGTCCTGCTGGGAGGGGGCGCCGCGTGGGTGCACCACACGGTCTTCGACCAGGCGATGGCCGCCACGCGGGAGCGGGCTGCCGTCGAGGCGGCCCACCTGGAGTCCATCCTGAGCGGCGGTTCCACCCCTTGGGGCGTCAAGGAGTGGATGGCCCTGCCCTACTCAGAGAACCTGCCCTACGAGATCGTCGCGGGAAAAGACACCTACGTCGCCTCCAGCCCCGAACTGCAGCCCTTCGATCACGGCGGCCCCACTCTGCCCGCACCAGACCGCGGCGGCATCCAGTTCAACCTGCCGGGGCGGAACGGTCCCCTCCCACCCGACGACATCCAGATCACCCCGCAAGACGGGGCGCACCTGGGCACCCCCGCCGGTAGTCGCGGCAACCCGCTCGCCGGACGCACGTTCCCCGTCGTCGCGATCGGCATGGCGGCCAAGGACGTGCACCCCCGTCAGGGTGTCAAGCTGCTCAGGAAGCTGGGCGACGGTGAAAACGTCGCCATCTACGTGCTCGTCACGCCCTTCGAGGCGCAAGCCGCCACCGACGCCATCGACCGCATCCTCCTGCCCGCCGTGCCCCTCGGCGTCCTCCTGGTCGCCGCCGTCGCGTACCTGGCCACCGCACGCGCGCTGCGCCCGGTGGAGGCCATCCGCGCCCGGACCGCGGCAGTCACCGCCACCAACCCCCGCGAACGCGTCGACATCCCTGATACCGCCGACGAGATCTCCGCGCTCGCCACCACCATCAACGCCACCCTCGAACGCCTGGATGCCGCCGCCACCGCCCAGCGGCGCTTCGTCGCCGACGCCGCACACGAACTCCGAAGCCCGCTCACCACCCTCCTAGCCGGACTCGAGATCGCCCTCGCCTACCCAGACAAGACAGAGTGGCCCACCGTCGGCACCCGCGCCGCCAGCCAAGCCCGCCGCCTACAGACACTCGCCAACGACCTCCTGCTCCTGGCCCGGCTGGACGCCACAAGCCCCTCTGCGCCCACCGACATCGACCTCGCAGACCTCGTCAGCTCCCTCGCGAACGACTACGCCGCCCAGACCCGCGGCCACCCACAGGTGCACTGCACCACAAAGGGCCCGGCCGCGGTCCTCGCCGCCCCCGGCGCACTCGAACGCATCCTGCGCAACCTGCTCGACAACGCCACCCGCTACGCGCACCACCGCGTTGACCTCACCATTCACACCGAACCGGCGGCCGAGGGATCCGGTTCGGCCGGTGCGGTCGTCGTGGAAGTCCGCGACGACGGCCCAGGCATCCCCGCGCACCAGCGTGAACGCATCTTCGAACGCTTCACCCGCCTCGATGACGCCCGCGACCGCGACTCCGGAGGCGCTGGCCTCGGACTCGCGATTGCACGAGAACTCGCCGAGCGCCACCACGCCGTCCTGCAGGCCGCCACAAGCGCCACCGGAGCCCACTTCATCCTGCGATGGCCAAAAGCCAACCCCTCGAACTCCAACCAATTGCTTTACTGA
- a CDS encoding response regulator transcription factor, with protein MRILLVEDERELADTLRHGLSAEGYQVDLAHDGREGLWKARMGEHALIILDLMLPLINGYRVCAQLRRDGITTPILILTAKDGEWDQAEALDTGADDYLAKPFSYPVLLARLRALQRRASTFSTVVLTVGDLTLDVAARACRRAGSKIALTPREFAILQLLARHPGKAVTKRDLLYHAWPEDAADPNLVEARISALRRKIDTPFGRHSLQTVRGHGYRLIDDRHRHE; from the coding sequence ATGCGGATCCTGCTGGTCGAGGACGAGCGCGAGCTCGCCGACACACTGCGACACGGCCTGTCGGCCGAGGGCTACCAAGTGGACCTGGCGCACGACGGCCGGGAGGGCCTGTGGAAAGCCCGCATGGGCGAGCACGCGTTGATCATCCTGGACCTGATGCTCCCGCTCATCAACGGCTACCGGGTCTGTGCCCAGCTGCGACGCGACGGCATCACGACCCCCATCCTGATCCTGACCGCCAAGGACGGCGAATGGGATCAGGCAGAGGCTCTGGACACCGGCGCCGACGACTACCTTGCCAAGCCCTTCTCCTACCCGGTGCTGCTCGCCCGGCTGCGCGCACTCCAGCGCCGCGCCAGCACATTCAGCACTGTGGTGCTCACCGTGGGCGACCTGACCCTCGACGTGGCAGCGCGCGCCTGCCGACGCGCCGGCAGCAAGATCGCGCTCACCCCCCGGGAGTTCGCCATCCTTCAACTGCTCGCCCGCCACCCTGGCAAGGCCGTCACCAAACGCGACCTCCTTTACCACGCATGGCCGGAGGACGCCGCGGACCCGAATCTCGTCGAGGCCCGCATCAGCGCCCTGCGGCGCAAGATCGACACACCCTTCGGCCGTCACTCGTTGCAGACCGTGCGTGGCCACGGCTACCGCCTCATCGACGACCGGCACCGCCATGAGTGA